One segment of Mugil cephalus isolate CIBA_MC_2020 chromosome 14, CIBA_Mcephalus_1.1, whole genome shotgun sequence DNA contains the following:
- the LOC125019869 gene encoding tapasin-like: MTDFSTIYKLSLVAVTCFIQACSSSSCPVMECWFVQEKAGRGGGLTGATSQEKSLLHIRTDPQSTESHKSPSDISPDRIYFITDPAATLCHRSLNPPRGSVEKPRCEINPFLPQPSSLQWVLPLTESAFSPVYLQADWFSAAFQGLKEPLGVSTITRAPTGSKEQNVILSVTSKTMSVQSRLGEPVLLDCGFWADPSSPLSGKGFAVEWRYQFRGSGRLILGYDGKTDRLADTQEKGATLDFEALHEKGNASLILQEAEVRHSGTYICTVFLPYLVAQVAIELEIIEPPSLSIQPSPLPLTVPGQTLNIQCEASGFAPLTLELSWEFKGADGKIIPLGSGSVTGHKQAWDGTLSQSTRLELDTSKLDLGRGGEVTCMAVHPGGTRRTSVTLNLIGFSGPSIEDSMAMVGVALVLYGLIKFVSWTFTSSGSGEADKQEKKKK, translated from the exons ATGACGGACTTTTCTACAATTTATAAACTGAGCCTGGTTGCTGTAACCTGCTTCATCCAAG cctgcagcagcagcagctgtccgGTGATGGAGTGCTGGTTTGTGCAGGAGAAAGCGGGTCGAGGGGGAGGCTTGACCGGAGCAACGAGCCAGGAGAAATCACTACTTCACATCAGGACTGACCCACAGAGCACAGAGAGCCACAAGTCTCCATCCGACATCAGCCCTGACAGAATCTACTTCATCACCG ACCCGGCTGCCACTCTCTGCCACCGCTCCCTCAACCCTCCCAGAGGCTCCGTCGAGAAGCCCCGCTGTGAGATCAACCCCTTCCTGCCGCAGCCCTCCAGCCTCCAGTGGGTCCTTCCGCTCACAGAGTCAGCCTTCAGCCCCGTGTACCTGCAGGCCGACTGGTTTTCAGCCGCTTTCCAGGGCCTCAAGGAACCACTGGGCGTTTCTACTATCACGCGTGCCCCTACAGGATCCAAAGAGCAGAATG TGATCCTGAGCGTGACCAGCAAAACGATGTCGGTTCAGTCCAGGCTCGGGGAGCCGGTGCTGCTGGACTGCGGCTTCTGGGCCGAcccgtcctctcctctgtccGGGAAAGGTTTCGCTGTGGAGTGGCGCTACCAGTTCAGGGGCAGCGGGCGACTCATTCTGGGCTATGATGGCAAGACGGACCGCCTGGCCGACACGCAGGAGAAAGGGGCCACGCTGGACTTCGAGGCTTTGCACGAGAAGGGAAACGCGTCGCTGATCCTGCAGGAGGCCGAAGTGCGTCACTCCGGGACGTATATCTGCACGGTGTTCCTGCCCTACCTGGTGGCTCAGGTGGCAATAGAGCTCGAGATCATAG AGCCCCCGTCTCTCTCTATCCAGCCCTCCCCTCTGCCCCTCACTGTCCCGGGTCAGACCTTGAACATCCAGTGTGAAGCGTCCGGCTTCGCCCCCTTAACCCTGGAGCTGAGCTGGGAGTTTAAAGGGGCCGACGGGAAAATTATCCCCTTAGGATCGGGCAGCGTCACGGGCCACAAGCAGGCCTGGGACGGCACCCTGAGCCAGAGCACCCGTCTGGAGCTGGACACGTCTAAACTGGATCTGGGCAGAGGAGGGGAGGTCACCTGCATGGCCGTCCATCCCGGGGGGACACGGCGGACCAGTGTGACCCTCAACCTCATCG GGTTCAGTGGTCCCTCCATCGAAGACTCCATGGCTATGGTTGGCGTGGCGCTCGTGCTCT